One Deltaproteobacteria bacterium genomic region harbors:
- a CDS encoding alkaline phosphatase family protein: MPRRRGARTPALLASLALSALSAAAQAEPLVADRAPYTVRAPAAPENSVASDGVRPEHVLVIALDGVSWNVFRRERSSAPHLSALARAGFARPAESVFPSMTWSAHVSMVTGQHPRHHGILGNRWLERGAKLVYPYLAAPADEWRRARTPSLFELAAAKGLATAALNWPATQGSKLIPYNLPETMESARLTYELMSPALRAVVERMYARDGRKKDLPKDYLPTLLGRIAKSEGVETDLFVRDLTVELVAPRRTGGGRGVAPKVPRLLFTHLLSPDTWLHQYGTPAWVERWGLELIDGMIGHILRAYRRAGVWKKTAVFVVADHGFVEISHAFDLKQFLVDEGFGPGRIPPSGLPKGGVGVLFNGHTGYVYARGSGRDKLPKLVRLLRGSTTRGCVHGLYAPAEYRRLGLPVPPADESAEAAPPGAHPGAPDLLVLLRPHCIFGEGHPRGQLVRPHKAWRIGYHGFLPREPRLLSVFIGAGAGIKRQRRTLPRCGVVDLAPTVGHLLGLTWPARWPGGEDAFQLDGRVLRDVLSHPPGEPRSAPRRTPAD, from the coding sequence ATGCCCCGACGGCGCGGCGCGCGAACGCCAGCTCTCCTCGCCAGCCTCGCCCTCTCGGCCCTCTCCGCTGCGGCGCAGGCCGAGCCCCTCGTCGCAGATCGCGCGCCCTACACGGTGCGCGCCCCCGCGGCCCCCGAGAACAGCGTCGCCTCCGACGGAGTCCGTCCCGAGCACGTGCTCGTCATCGCGCTCGACGGGGTCTCGTGGAACGTCTTCCGCCGAGAGCGGTCCAGCGCGCCGCACCTCTCGGCCCTCGCGCGCGCCGGCTTCGCCCGCCCCGCGGAGAGCGTCTTCCCGAGCATGACGTGGTCCGCGCACGTGAGCATGGTGACGGGCCAGCACCCTCGCCATCACGGCATCCTCGGCAACCGCTGGCTCGAGCGCGGGGCGAAGCTCGTCTATCCGTACCTCGCTGCCCCCGCCGACGAATGGCGACGCGCGCGCACTCCGAGCCTCTTCGAGCTCGCGGCCGCAAAGGGCCTCGCCACCGCCGCCCTCAACTGGCCGGCCACGCAGGGCTCGAAGCTCATCCCCTATAACCTTCCCGAGACGATGGAGAGCGCACGCCTGACCTACGAGCTCATGTCACCGGCCCTGCGCGCCGTGGTGGAGCGCATGTACGCCCGCGACGGGCGCAAGAAGGATCTTCCCAAGGACTACCTCCCGACGCTGCTCGGCCGCATCGCGAAGAGCGAGGGGGTGGAGACCGATCTCTTCGTGCGCGACCTGACGGTGGAGCTCGTCGCCCCGCGCCGCACCGGCGGCGGACGCGGCGTCGCGCCCAAGGTGCCGCGGCTCCTCTTCACGCACCTGCTCAGCCCCGACACCTGGCTCCATCAGTACGGCACCCCCGCGTGGGTCGAGCGCTGGGGCCTCGAGCTCATCGACGGCATGATCGGCCACATCCTCCGGGCCTATCGGCGCGCCGGGGTCTGGAAGAAGACGGCCGTCTTCGTGGTGGCCGACCACGGCTTCGTCGAGATCTCGCACGCCTTCGATCTGAAGCAATTCCTCGTCGACGAGGGCTTTGGCCCCGGCCGCATTCCGCCGTCGGGTCTCCCGAAGGGCGGCGTGGGCGTGCTCTTCAACGGGCACACGGGCTACGTCTACGCGCGCGGCAGCGGACGCGACAAGCTGCCGAAGCTCGTGCGGCTCTTGCGCGGTTCCACCACCCGCGGCTGCGTTCACGGGCTCTACGCACCGGCCGAGTATCGCCGCCTGGGCCTTCCAGTCCCTCCGGCCGACGAGAGCGCCGAAGCTGCGCCCCCGGGCGCGCACCCCGGCGCCCCCGACCTCCTCGTGCTGCTGCGGCCCCACTGCATCTTCGGCGAGGGGCATCCCCGCGGGCAGCTCGTGCGCCCGCACAAGGCCTGGCGCATCGGCTACCACGGCTTCCTCCCGCGCGAGCCGCGGCTCCTGAGCGTCTTCATCGGCGCCGGGGCGGGGATCAAGCGGCAGCGGCGCACGCTCCCCCGATGTGGCGTGGTGGACCTGGCCCCCACGGTGGGGCACCTGCTCGGCCTCACCTGGCCCGCGCGCTGGCCGGGAGGCGAGGACGCCTTTCAGCTCGACGGCCGCGTGCTTCGCGACGTGCTGAGCCATCCGCCGGGCGAGCCCCGGAGCGCTCCGCGCCGCACCCCCGCCGACTGA
- a CDS encoding beta-propeller domain-containing protein: protein MRRTKLWVLGVLLVGCNRSDLAVESHLQPLASCADVESAIRQSALATMNRTLDEQLKAALERLGRCRWTGPWDEDYAQGVAQGGPSAGPSAGLNGAPSAVDSARSDGSASSKGPDAYSETNNQVAGVDEADFVKTDGKHLYLVTERSLRIIQSWPPESVRELARVPLAGRGKKLFVAGDRLLVYSSLSTLPESRTSGKTRPNYGSNRECTYGYDCTFTGDGTPTQLTVFNIARRDRPVKVRELQLSGSLVAARRVGRAIHTVVSSPGPAFPSLSSSPQGINTCTETEVVIRQAFEELRAKNAEQIRTARLENWLPTMTDTTFSGSESTAGAKRSLVEGCPGFYRSELNDGSTFTSVISLDIASETAAQSATIVARPGAIYASGSALFMAVPRDRARSQRWYAELESASELSEVHKFLLKNEPPAALYAASGLVKGRVLNQFAMDEHEQHLRIATTTGHLPSPDVHNTVSVLRQRDGNLDVTGQVDRIAPGEDIRSVRFDEEKGYIVTFKKTDPLFVLDLANPSAPKVSGELKIPGFSTYMHRMDKNHLLTIGYDAADKGSFAWFTGVLLQIFDVADPGKPTLAHKEIIGTRGSSSEALTNHLAFTYFAPKNLLALPMTICEGGSTSGGYGTQMTFSGLMVYDVTTVAGFKLRGKVAHPTGSATCSNWWTHASSQVKRSIVMDDVVFSISGDTLKVSPLADLTTDVAELSLAE from the coding sequence GTGAGACGAACGAAGCTATGGGTGCTTGGGGTGCTGCTCGTGGGCTGTAACCGCAGCGATCTGGCCGTGGAGTCTCACCTGCAGCCGCTCGCGAGCTGCGCGGACGTGGAGTCCGCCATCCGGCAGAGCGCGCTCGCCACCATGAACCGCACGCTCGACGAGCAGCTCAAGGCGGCGCTCGAGCGCCTCGGCCGCTGCCGCTGGACCGGCCCCTGGGACGAGGACTATGCCCAGGGAGTGGCCCAGGGCGGACCGAGCGCCGGACCGAGCGCCGGACTCAACGGCGCTCCCTCCGCGGTGGATAGCGCGCGCTCCGACGGCAGCGCGAGCAGCAAGGGCCCGGACGCCTACTCCGAGACGAACAATCAGGTGGCCGGCGTGGACGAGGCCGACTTCGTCAAGACCGACGGCAAGCACCTCTACCTCGTGACCGAGCGCAGCCTGCGCATCATCCAGTCCTGGCCCCCCGAGTCCGTGCGTGAGCTGGCGCGCGTGCCTCTCGCGGGCCGCGGCAAGAAGCTCTTCGTGGCCGGTGACCGCCTGCTCGTCTATAGCTCGCTCTCGACCCTCCCCGAGAGCCGCACCAGCGGCAAGACACGGCCGAACTACGGCTCGAACCGCGAGTGCACCTACGGCTACGACTGCACCTTCACCGGTGACGGCACGCCCACGCAGCTCACGGTCTTCAACATCGCCCGGCGCGACCGCCCCGTGAAGGTGCGCGAGCTCCAGCTCTCCGGCTCGCTCGTGGCCGCGCGCCGCGTGGGCCGCGCGATCCACACCGTCGTCAGCTCGCCCGGTCCCGCGTTCCCGTCGCTGAGCAGCTCCCCGCAAGGGATCAACACCTGCACCGAGACCGAGGTCGTGATCCGCCAGGCCTTCGAGGAGCTGCGCGCGAAGAACGCCGAGCAGATCCGCACGGCGCGCCTCGAGAACTGGCTCCCCACGATGACCGACACCACCTTCTCCGGCTCGGAGAGCACGGCCGGCGCGAAGCGGAGCCTCGTCGAGGGCTGCCCCGGTTTCTATCGCTCCGAGCTCAACGACGGCAGCACCTTCACGAGCGTGATCTCGCTCGACATCGCGAGCGAGACCGCGGCGCAGAGCGCGACCATCGTCGCCCGCCCGGGGGCGATCTACGCCTCGGGGAGCGCGCTCTTCATGGCCGTCCCACGGGACCGCGCGCGCAGCCAGAGGTGGTACGCCGAGCTCGAGAGCGCCTCGGAGCTGAGCGAGGTGCACAAGTTCCTGCTCAAGAACGAGCCCCCCGCCGCGCTCTACGCGGCGAGCGGCCTGGTCAAGGGGCGCGTGCTGAACCAGTTCGCCATGGACGAGCACGAGCAACACCTGCGCATCGCGACCACCACGGGACACCTGCCGAGCCCCGACGTGCACAACACCGTGAGCGTGCTCCGGCAGCGCGACGGGAACCTCGACGTGACCGGCCAGGTGGACCGCATCGCCCCGGGCGAGGACATCCGCTCGGTGCGCTTCGACGAGGAGAAGGGCTACATCGTGACCTTCAAGAAGACCGACCCGCTCTTCGTGCTGGACCTCGCCAATCCCTCCGCGCCGAAGGTCTCCGGCGAGCTCAAGATCCCGGGCTTCTCGACCTACATGCACCGGATGGACAAGAACCACCTCCTGACCATCGGCTACGACGCGGCGGACAAGGGGAGCTTCGCCTGGTTCACGGGCGTGCTCCTGCAGATCTTCGACGTGGCCGACCCGGGCAAACCCACGCTCGCGCACAAGGAGATCATCGGCACGCGCGGCTCGAGCTCCGAGGCGCTGACGAACCACCTGGCCTTCACCTACTTCGCCCCGAAGAACCTGCTCGCCCTGCCCATGACGATCTGTGAGGGGGGCAGCACGAGCGGCGGCTACGGCACGCAGATGACCTTCAGCGGCCTGATGGTCTACGACGTGACGACCGTCGCGGGTTTCAAGCTGCGCGGCAAGGTGGCCCACCCCACCGGCAGCGCCACCTGCTCCAACTGGTGGACCCACGCCTCCAGCCAGGTGAAGCGCAGCATCGTGATGGACGACGTGGTCTTCTCCATCTCGGGGGACACCCTCAAGGTCTCTCCGCTCGCCGACCTCACGACCGACGTGGCCGAGCTCTCGCTGGCCGAGTAG
- a CDS encoding prolipoprotein diacylglyceryl transferase, which produces MVPTIALGSLSLRTWGLVVAGGVLLCWALLLWRAGRLGYSRRGVFAWVLLALPVGGLSGRALATLVNAMMGEAASGGMTVLGSVAGCLAFSALFVPRVLGTRVAPLLDAAAFTYPLSLGIGRLGCLLNGCCLGRPAPASAPRLATIPAALVGHAARGHLWNLPALLGLNALLALVATEWLYRRRERLGLRDGSVACATLLVESAGRFPLEFLRDDPVSGPLGLNPWQALVFVVAVVSGLELWRRNAASRA; this is translated from the coding sequence GTGGTACCGACGATCGCGCTCGGTAGCCTGAGCCTTCGCACCTGGGGGCTCGTCGTCGCGGGCGGGGTGCTCCTCTGCTGGGCGCTGCTGCTCTGGCGCGCGGGCCGCCTCGGCTACTCGCGACGCGGCGTCTTCGCCTGGGTCCTGCTCGCGCTCCCCGTCGGGGGCCTCTCGGGGCGCGCCCTGGCCACGCTCGTGAACGCCATGATGGGCGAAGCCGCGAGCGGCGGCATGACCGTCCTCGGGAGCGTCGCCGGCTGCCTCGCCTTCAGCGCGCTCTTCGTCCCCCGCGTGCTCGGGACGCGCGTCGCGCCGCTCCTCGACGCCGCCGCCTTCACCTATCCCCTCTCGCTCGGCATCGGACGCCTCGGGTGCCTGCTGAACGGCTGTTGCCTCGGACGGCCCGCCCCGGCGAGCGCCCCGCGCCTGGCCACCATTCCAGCGGCCCTCGTGGGCCATGCCGCGCGCGGCCACCTCTGGAACCTGCCCGCGCTCCTCGGGCTGAACGCGCTCCTCGCCCTCGTCGCCACCGAGTGGCTCTACCGCCGCCGCGAGCGCCTCGGGCTCCGCGACGGCTCGGTGGCCTGCGCGACCCTACTCGTCGAGAGCGCCGGCCGATTCCCCCTCGAGTTTCTGCGCGACGACCCCGTCTCGGGTCCGCTCGGCCTGAATCCCTGGCAGGCCCTCGTGTTCGTCGTAGCCGTCGTGTCCGGGCTCGAGCTCTGGCGCCGAAACGCCGCCAGCCGGGCCTGA
- a CDS encoding radical SAM protein → MKILLVNPAFPPSLWDFEHCRDLDGSRYAHPPLSLPTLAALTPPGHAVRLLDENVGLVDLDADAALVGLTGYWMQRERVFELADAFRARGRTVALGGPLVEESTLEECARHADVVFLGEAELTWPRFLRELEAGTAGAVYRQEEFVDLADSPLPRFELLDRRAYSTATIETSRGCPMTCEFCEIPTRLGRRPRTKSIPQVLAEVRALHALGADSIFFVDDNFVGDRRRAKALLEELARFARSIGYAIDFSCQITIDAAKDEALLELLYAANIRRVFVGLESPRPASLKEAGKRQNLATEVQENIRRLQERNIAVWAGMIVGFDHDDAGIFDEHLRFLAEAGVPVVMSGLLQAIPGTPLYRRMEAAGRLREVEMAGVRGRLAAAVTTNIVPRGLTDEELRSGYLKMLRALYDEEAYGDRLLTALRRSRRPTQPKRGAKVATTAGTTAGAKLGPERRAILGRILKHYLLTRDARRRRLFLRVVLETLRHAPAQLESALFHLVVYKHLRHFHERLSAQLPREEPGRSPSARDLRDLRDLREPFGGTDDRAR, encoded by the coding sequence ATGAAGATCCTGCTCGTCAATCCGGCCTTCCCCCCGTCGCTCTGGGACTTCGAGCACTGCCGGGACCTGGACGGAAGCCGCTACGCCCATCCGCCGCTCTCTCTGCCCACGCTGGCCGCGCTCACCCCGCCAGGCCACGCGGTCCGGCTGCTCGACGAGAACGTGGGGCTCGTGGACCTGGACGCCGACGCGGCGCTGGTCGGCCTCACCGGCTACTGGATGCAGCGCGAGCGGGTCTTCGAGCTCGCCGACGCCTTCCGGGCGCGGGGCCGCACCGTCGCCCTCGGGGGCCCGCTCGTCGAGGAATCCACGCTCGAGGAGTGCGCGCGCCACGCCGACGTCGTCTTCCTGGGCGAGGCGGAGCTCACCTGGCCGCGCTTTCTGCGCGAGCTCGAGGCCGGGACCGCCGGCGCGGTCTACCGCCAGGAGGAGTTCGTGGACCTCGCGGACTCGCCGCTCCCGCGCTTCGAGCTGCTCGACCGCCGCGCCTACTCCACCGCCACCATCGAGACCTCGCGCGGCTGCCCCATGACCTGCGAGTTCTGCGAGATCCCGACCCGACTCGGCCGCCGCCCGCGGACGAAGTCCATCCCCCAGGTCCTGGCCGAGGTGCGGGCCCTCCACGCCCTCGGCGCCGATTCGATCTTCTTCGTGGACGACAACTTCGTCGGCGACCGGCGGCGCGCGAAGGCGCTCCTCGAGGAGCTGGCCCGCTTCGCGCGCTCCATCGGTTACGCCATCGACTTTTCCTGCCAGATCACGATCGACGCGGCGAAGGACGAGGCGCTCCTCGAGTTGCTCTACGCGGCCAACATCCGCCGGGTCTTCGTGGGGCTCGAATCCCCTCGGCCAGCGAGCCTGAAGGAGGCCGGCAAGCGGCAGAACCTCGCCACCGAGGTGCAGGAAAATATCCGCCGGTTGCAGGAGCGCAACATCGCCGTCTGGGCCGGCATGATCGTGGGCTTCGACCACGACGATGCGGGGATCTTCGACGAGCACCTCCGCTTCCTGGCGGAGGCCGGGGTGCCGGTGGTGATGAGCGGTCTCCTCCAGGCGATCCCCGGCACGCCGCTCTATCGACGGATGGAGGCCGCGGGCCGGCTGCGCGAGGTCGAGATGGCCGGGGTCCGCGGACGCCTCGCCGCGGCCGTGACCACGAACATCGTGCCGCGTGGCCTGACCGACGAGGAGCTCCGCAGCGGCTACCTGAAGATGCTTCGCGCGCTCTACGACGAGGAGGCCTACGGGGACCGGCTCCTCACGGCCCTCCGGCGGTCGCGGCGCCCGACGCAGCCGAAGCGCGGCGCCAAGGTCGCCACGACGGCCGGCACGACGGCCGGCGCGAAGCTCGGCCCCGAGCGGCGGGCCATCCTCGGCCGGATCCTCAAGCACTACCTCCTCACGCGGGACGCCCGCCGGCGTCGCCTCTTTCTGCGCGTCGTGCTCGAGACGCTGCGCCACGCCCCCGCGCAGCTGGAGAGCGCGCTCTTTCACCTCGTGGTCTACAAGCACCTGCGCCACTTCCACGAGCGGCTGAGCGCGCAGCTCCCCCGCGAGGAGCCCGGCCGGTCACCCTCGGCGCGCGACCTGCGCGACCTGCGCGACCTGCGAGAGCCGTTCGGTGGTACCGACGATCGCGCTCGGTAG
- a CDS encoding radical SAM protein, translated as MTRVCLVAPRIPPAAMNFAFSMPLIEKRFSHLPLPLATVAALTPPELEVAILDENVEELRPEAVDAEVVGLTGIYCQRERLFELADAFRRRGVLVAIGGPIAQDLFDDCARHADTVFVGEAEETWPRFCADLRAGRVERTYRADGWADLSRAPIPRFELLKIDRYSSGCVQATRGCPYACEYCDVPEKYGRQPRSKPVETVLEEVRRLSRLGCDSIFFVDDNFIGNRRYAKRLLEALARLLPTLGAPMYFYTQVTLNVAADDELLALFHAASFRRFFIGVETSDRAQLSALRKTHNLELELPDALRRIQSYSITVWAGIMLGLDGDDPSSFDAQYRLIEETGITPTLIGLLQAMPGAPLHARAEAEGRLLALPEVVGSGALGSLAAQGRTNLVHRGLDERALLRGFAAFVRRVYDPAAYGERLLVARGRGSRELPSPWSVLTWGNLKAFARLFAHYLRRSDAAERRMVAHVLASTLRAGGQGLDEVLFHLVIYKHLREFYTAAAEVAERASA; from the coding sequence ATGACGCGCGTCTGTCTCGTCGCGCCGCGGATCCCACCCGCCGCGATGAACTTCGCCTTCTCGATGCCGCTCATCGAGAAACGCTTCTCGCACCTCCCGCTTCCGCTCGCCACCGTAGCCGCCCTCACCCCGCCGGAGCTCGAGGTCGCGATCCTGGACGAGAACGTCGAGGAACTCCGTCCGGAGGCCGTGGACGCAGAGGTCGTCGGGCTCACCGGGATCTACTGCCAGCGCGAGCGCCTCTTCGAGCTGGCGGACGCCTTTCGCCGCCGCGGGGTTCTCGTGGCCATCGGCGGGCCGATCGCCCAGGACCTCTTCGACGACTGCGCGCGGCACGCGGATACGGTCTTCGTCGGCGAGGCCGAGGAGACCTGGCCACGCTTCTGCGCCGATCTCCGCGCGGGACGCGTCGAGCGCACCTACCGCGCCGACGGCTGGGCGGACCTGTCGCGCGCCCCCATCCCGCGCTTCGAGCTGCTCAAGATCGACCGCTACTCCTCAGGCTGCGTCCAGGCCACCCGCGGCTGTCCCTACGCCTGCGAGTACTGCGACGTGCCCGAGAAGTACGGCCGCCAGCCCCGTTCGAAGCCCGTCGAGACGGTGCTCGAAGAGGTGCGCCGCCTGAGCCGCCTCGGTTGCGACTCGATCTTCTTCGTCGACGACAACTTCATCGGCAACCGGCGCTACGCGAAGCGACTCCTCGAGGCCCTGGCGCGCCTGCTCCCCACCCTTGGGGCGCCGATGTATTTCTACACGCAGGTCACGCTCAACGTGGCCGCCGACGACGAGCTGCTCGCTCTCTTTCACGCCGCCTCCTTTCGCCGCTTCTTCATCGGAGTGGAGACCTCGGACCGCGCGCAGCTCTCCGCCCTGCGCAAGACCCACAACCTGGAGCTGGAGCTCCCCGACGCGCTGCGCCGCATCCAGTCCTACAGCATCACCGTCTGGGCCGGGATCATGCTGGGCCTCGACGGAGACGACCCCTCGAGCTTCGACGCGCAGTACCGCTTGATCGAGGAGACGGGCATCACCCCCACGCTGATCGGGCTGCTGCAGGCCATGCCCGGGGCGCCGCTCCACGCGCGCGCCGAGGCCGAGGGCCGGCTGCTCGCGCTCCCCGAGGTGGTGGGCTCGGGGGCCCTAGGGAGCCTCGCGGCGCAGGGGCGGACCAACCTCGTCCACCGGGGCCTCGACGAGCGCGCGCTACTCCGGGGGTTCGCCGCCTTCGTGCGGCGGGTCTACGACCCCGCGGCCTATGGCGAGCGCCTCCTCGTCGCGCGGGGGCGCGGGAGCCGCGAGCTCCCCTCCCCCTGGAGCGTCCTGACCTGGGGGAACCTCAAGGCCTTCGCGCGCCTCTTTGCCCACTACCTGCGCCGCTCGGACGCCGCCGAGCGTCGGATGGTCGCGCACGTGCTCGCATCCACGCTTCGGGCCGGAGGACAGGGGCTGGATGAGGTACTCTTCCACCTCGTGATCTACAAGCACCTGCGCGAGTTCTATACGGCTGCGGCGGAGGTCGCCGAGCGGGCCAGCGCATGA
- the rlmKL gene encoding bifunctional 23S rRNA (guanine(2069)-N(7))-methyltransferase RlmK/23S rRNA (guanine(2445)-N(2))-methyltransferase RlmL: protein MLTTHDLFATVPRGLETALVGELAGLGADDCKVVPGGVHFQGTLETAYRACLWTRSAAKVLLPIARFRATDETGEGLYAGAAQIAWTEHLGPEQTFAVEVTLVGARLTNASFAALKVKDAVVDRLRAATGSRPSVDRKNPDVRVHAYLERDHVTLSLDLAGESLHRRGYRPTLTEAPLKENLAAGLLLLAGWPELAAQGATLLDPMCGSGTFLVEGALLAAGLAPGLLREKFGFTAWRGHDASLWRRVLAEAEERKRDRTRPTSHFVGYDADHAAVNVARTCARRAGVSDFVTFEARTLEECTPPEGLPPGLLVANPPYGVRIGQAQALPALYAQLGDVLKRRFGDWTAQLLVGEPELVKALGLRPTRKERVFNGPIECRWLRYPLRAPARKADSGTEKSAPATAAPLPSQRERLASGSAGEAFANRVTKDLRHFGRWARRAGVTCYRVYDADLPDFALAIDRYEKWVVVQEYAAPKSIDPEHARARLRLALTLVPELFEVPPTQVFLKVRQRQKGHAQYERLADKGQLFQVHEGGHTFFVNFTDYLDTGLFLDHRQTRELIGTLAAGRTFLNLFSYTGTATVYAANGGARHTTSVDLSRTYLDWAERNFALAGLRGASHELVQADCLRWIERARDRYGLIFLDPPTFSTSKRMEGTLDVARDHVALIRSTLRLLEPDGVLLFSTNHQRFKLDQEALSDLALEDLSRATLPPDFARSPRIHQTWKIARPPGRERPR, encoded by the coding sequence GTGCTCACCACGCACGACCTGTTCGCCACTGTTCCGCGCGGCCTCGAGACGGCGCTCGTCGGGGAGCTCGCCGGCCTCGGGGCCGATGACTGCAAGGTCGTCCCCGGCGGCGTGCACTTCCAGGGCACGCTGGAGACGGCCTACCGCGCCTGCCTCTGGACCCGCTCGGCGGCGAAGGTCCTGCTCCCCATCGCGCGCTTCCGCGCCACCGACGAGACGGGCGAAGGGCTCTACGCCGGCGCCGCGCAGATCGCGTGGACCGAGCACCTGGGCCCCGAACAGACCTTCGCCGTGGAGGTCACCCTCGTCGGGGCGCGGCTGACGAACGCGAGCTTCGCCGCGCTCAAGGTCAAGGACGCCGTGGTGGACCGCCTGCGCGCGGCCACCGGCTCGCGTCCCAGCGTGGACCGCAAGAACCCGGACGTGCGCGTGCACGCCTACCTCGAGCGGGATCACGTCACGCTGAGCCTCGACCTGGCCGGCGAGAGCCTCCACCGGCGCGGTTACCGGCCGACGCTCACCGAGGCCCCCCTCAAGGAGAACCTCGCGGCGGGGCTCTTGCTCCTCGCGGGGTGGCCCGAACTCGCCGCGCAGGGAGCCACGCTCCTCGACCCGATGTGCGGCTCGGGGACCTTCCTCGTCGAGGGGGCGCTCCTCGCCGCCGGCCTCGCCCCGGGGCTGCTGCGCGAGAAGTTCGGCTTCACCGCGTGGCGCGGGCACGACGCGAGCCTCTGGAGGCGCGTGCTCGCCGAGGCCGAGGAGCGTAAGCGCGACCGGACGCGGCCGACCTCGCACTTCGTCGGCTACGACGCGGACCACGCCGCGGTGAACGTGGCCCGCACCTGCGCCCGCCGCGCCGGCGTCAGCGACTTCGTGACCTTCGAGGCGCGAACTCTCGAGGAGTGCACCCCTCCCGAGGGCCTCCCCCCCGGGTTGCTCGTCGCGAATCCCCCCTACGGCGTGCGGATCGGCCAGGCGCAGGCTCTCCCCGCCCTCTACGCGCAGCTCGGCGACGTGCTCAAGCGGCGCTTCGGCGACTGGACCGCGCAGCTGCTCGTCGGCGAGCCGGAGCTGGTGAAGGCCCTCGGCCTGCGCCCGACCCGCAAGGAGCGCGTCTTCAACGGCCCGATCGAGTGCCGCTGGCTGCGCTACCCGCTGCGCGCCCCGGCGCGAAAGGCGGACTCCGGGACCGAGAAGAGCGCCCCGGCCACGGCCGCGCCGCTCCCCTCGCAGCGCGAGCGACTCGCCTCCGGCAGCGCCGGCGAGGCTTTCGCCAACCGCGTGACGAAGGACCTGCGCCACTTCGGTCGCTGGGCCCGTCGCGCGGGCGTGACCTGCTATCGCGTCTACGACGCCGACCTACCCGACTTCGCGCTCGCCATAGACCGCTACGAGAAGTGGGTCGTGGTGCAGGAATACGCCGCCCCGAAGAGCATAGACCCCGAGCACGCCCGAGCTCGCCTGCGCCTCGCGCTCACGCTCGTTCCGGAGCTCTTCGAGGTCCCCCCCACCCAGGTCTTCCTGAAGGTCCGCCAGCGCCAGAAGGGGCACGCGCAGTACGAGCGGCTGGCCGACAAGGGGCAGCTCTTCCAGGTCCACGAGGGGGGGCACACCTTCTTCGTCAACTTCACGGACTATCTGGATACGGGGCTATTTCTCGACCACCGCCAGACCCGCGAGCTCATCGGCACGCTCGCCGCCGGTCGCACCTTCCTCAATCTGTTCTCCTATACCGGTACCGCGACGGTCTATGCCGCTAATGGAGGGGCGCGCCACACGACCTCGGTAGATCTCTCCCGCACCTACCTCGACTGGGCCGAGCGGAACTTCGCGCTCGCGGGACTGCGGGGGGCCAGCCACGAGCTGGTCCAGGCCGACTGCCTGCGCTGGATCGAGCGCGCGCGCGACCGCTACGGGCTCATCTTCCTCGACCCGCCCACCTTCTCCACCTCCAAGCGCATGGAGGGGACTCTCGACGTGGCACGCGACCACGTGGCGCTCATCCGCTCCACCCTGCGCCTGCTCGAGCCCGACGGCGTGCTGCTCTTCTCCACGAATCACCAGCGCTTCAAGCTCGACCAGGAAGCCCTCTCCGACCTCGCGCTCGAGGACCTCTCGCGCGCCACGCTTCCGCCCGACTTCGCACGCAGCCCCCGCATCCATCAGACCTGGAAGATCGCGCGACCACCCGGCCGCGAGAGGCCCCGATGA